A stretch of Aedes aegypti strain LVP_AGWG chromosome 2, AaegL5.0 Primary Assembly, whole genome shotgun sequence DNA encodes these proteins:
- the LOC5573696 gene encoding trehalose-phosphate phosphatase B produces MTKHNNTTSRAARSLMISVFLLSCLIVSSNCQVELSQTTNASTKMPVADEDLSHLKVVSGGDKMSLEDFDQYLGSYIGDEREFALVLDFDGTLAELTSHPNLSAMTPEMKETLENIANSGRVFVTIISGRDVHGVKEKVGIKNIVYSGNHGLEVLYPDGRRHNQGISKELSDNFGKMVEQLTNELAHDGAWVENKKVSLTFHIRQVDPKLVPQMEARAAQIIESYGYRANKAHAAIEGKPPIHWNKGLAAELILKSNFDRNWETRKVIFAGDDTTDEDVMIVIKGFGRSFRVSNDANVQTNADFRIPSVKSVFYMLKWIEQKVCA; encoded by the exons ATGACGAAACACAACAACACAACTAGCAGAGCCGCGCGGTCGTTAATGATTAGTGTTTTTCTTCTAAGCTGCCTGATTGTGTCGTCTAATTGCCAAGTTGAGCTATCGCAAACTACGAACGCTAGTACGAAAATGCCGGTCGCCGATGAAGACCTAAGTCACTTGAAAGTCGTCAGCGGCGGTGATAAGATGTCACTCGAGGATTTTGATCAGTATCTTGGAAG CTATATTGGCGATGAGAGAGAGTTTGCTTTGGTGTTGGATTTTGATGGCACCCTGGCAGAGCTTACGTCGCATCCAAACCTCAGCGCGATGACCCCGGAGATGAAGGAAACTTTGGAGAACATCGCCAACAGTGGACGAGTGTTTGTAACGATCATATCCGGACGTGACGTACATGGAGTGAAAGAAAAGGTCGGGATCAAGAATATAGTGTATTCGGGTAATCATGGCCTAGAGGTGCTGTATCCGGATGGAAGAAGGCATAATCAGGGGATTTCCAAGGAATTGTCAGACAATTTCGGCAAAATGGTTGAGCAACTCACCAATGAG TTGGCGCATGACGGAGCCTGGGTGGAGAATAAAAAAGTATCACTAACATTTCACATCCGTCAAGTGGATCCCAAACTGGTTCCACAAATGGAAGCGAGAGCGGCGCAGATAATCGAATCGTATGGATATCGGGCAAATAAAGCGCATGCTGCCATAGAAGGCAAACCACCGATCCACTGGAACAAAGGCTTGGCAGCGGAGTTGATATTGAAGTCGAACTTTGATCGCAATTGGGAAACTCGAAAGGTGATTTTTGCCGGTGATGACACCACCGATGAAGATGTGATGATTGTCATTAAAGGATTTGGTAGATCGTTCCGGGTGAGCAACGATGCCAATGTGCAGACCAATGCTGACTTTAGGATTCCTTCGGTAAAATCGGTGTTTTACATGCTCAAATGGATCGAACAGAAGGTGTGTGCATAG